The genomic region TGGATTGGATGCAAAGATATCCAGAGCTGCAGTCTATTACATTCCCTATGTTTTCAGATCAAGATGATAGATTATATTGGAAGGGATGTGATGCTACGTTGTATACGGGTTCAGTAGAATATGGGAGTCAATTCGTCCAAGAGCTCCTCGGGTGAATTGGTTTAAAGTGGGTTGGTTTAATCGGAGTATCCCTAAACATGCATTCATTTTTTGGCTTTTAATGGGGGAGCGGTTAAAGACTCAAGACAAACTAAAGCTGTGGGATCTACGTGCTAATCCGGTCTTGAAGTGTTTAGTTTGTAATGATAGTATAGACTCACATGCACATTTGTTTTTCAAATGTGGATACTCGGCTCAGATTTGGAGGCGTATATGTTCTTTGGTTCAAATTCATATGGGAAGTGATGATTGGAAGGTTTGCAGGGATAGGCTTGTCCCTATTGCTCATCGTAACTATTCAGCGGTAGTGGTAGCGAAATTGTGTTATGCCGCTTCGGTTTACTTCATATGGCAGGAGAGAAATAGTCGTCTATTTAATGGTAAACGTAGATCGGTGGAGCAAATGTTTGAGCTAATCAGATCGAATGTTCGTTTAAAATTGATGACGGTTCGTTTCAAGACTTCGAGTCAGGCTAATCAAGTTAAAGCTGATTGGCTGCTAGGCTAGAGTCTTGTATTGTATTGTGGTAGTGGTTCTAGTTatcttcttgtttttttttttggatAGTTAGTGGGTCGTTTATGCTTGGTTGCTAGATTTGCTAGTAGCAGCTGCTTCTCATTGTatctttcttttattatttttaataatatttgtcgGGGTAACCCtttactcaaaaaaaaaaaaaaaattaattgtccATTTTTATAAATTGAACGATGTGTTTAACTTATTTTAgtagaaataataaaataaagtCAAACGAGAATAAAAAGCTAAAGGGTAATTCGTTACTTTCTTTATCAAATTAAACTAAATCTTGTTTGTAATTTGTGAAGCTATCTTCGAGGCTCTCAAAATACGCCTCTAAGGTTGTCGACTGAATGGAAATTGGGCGTGCACCTAAGCTTGCATGCATATATATGCATGCATGAAACTTCGTGTTATATAAATAGCTAATACTAAGACCACCCCATATGGTTAGTTACCCgcccattacccgctcattacccgtaactaaccgtaggcaccacttagttacccgcgttagttacccgcttTCACCATGGATTTAACCATAGGCATAGCCCACTAAACAATTAAACATAAAGCCTTTATTTAAATAACCCAAAACAATTAAACAGCCCATACCTAAATATGTAAACCTATGCAGCTATGCTCTTCTTCAATCTTCACGAATACGATTCCCAACTTTACCTAAAACTACTGAACAACGTTCTTCTCCAATTCTGTAGATGCGATTGCATGAAATTACTTATTGTTTGAGGTATTTTTCTTAATTTCTATGTTATGGTATTTATTTTGTTTTAGTTATGTATTTGATAGAATAATAATTTGATGAATAGGGCATAGGGTTACATTTAATTCAAATTATGCTTACTGTGTGCGTATTCAAAATCAACATTTGCAAATGATCAGCTACTTAATGCCTTAATGGTACACATACGTTTCATACTTTCATTGATTTAATTAAAAGTCTAAggcatttaattttctttatttgtaTAAGGGTGTTGTTGAATCTTCCTAAATGTGTATTTGATTGAAAATTTTGCTAAGAAATTTAACTTTCTTAATTTTGTTTACCTGCATTTATCTTACAAAATTTAATTGAGATTATATGACAAGATAAGAGACTTTGTTGATTATACAGGAGTATCAGTGTATGTATCATGAAAACTACAAGAAAgatactagttttttttttttttttttttttttttttttgtgaaaggcaagtaaattttattattaaaaagaagaCAGTACACGAAAAAAATCTAGCAAGGAGCTAGACAAAACACACAACAACACACAACCGCAAAATTAAGGCGCACACACACACTTAAGCTCGAAACTATAGAAGGCGCACAATCACGAGGACATTAGAGGCGACACGACACGACAATAAGCAAAACTATGTTTCCGAGTCCGATGACGCACAAGCAGAGCAACATGAGCAGCAACCAATATCCTCTTCCGAGTCATTCATCACATTCTCGATAAAGTATCTTTCGTGCCAACGAAAATTGTCTCGACGTCGGTTACGCTTCATATTACACCTACCCCACACATGTTTAATAAAATGACTTTTGATCAAAGGAGGAGCTTTTTTCTTTTTAACGCGAAAACGGGCTACCGCGGAATATGCTATATTAATTGGCCTAGATTGTGCCAAACCCTCATCCTTTGAGACACACGTAGAGTCCTGTTTAAAACCATTTGGAGATGATGGCTCACAAGATGGAGATACACACTTGGTGTTAGGCCCACTGGTTGAATCAAAGCTTGGCCCACTTGAAGGAAACTTAGGGGAGTTTAACACACATGTAGAAGTGGAATCTTTCAAATAATTTGAATCAAAGATACTAGTTTTTTATTTAAGAGAAATGGTGATGATGAAACAAGAGAAAAAGAAAATAAACGTTATAAAGCTTCAACAAGTGCATCAGAACAAGAACAAAATCAACCAAACTCTAAACCAAATGTTTCTGAACTTCCAAACTTAAATACAACGGATTTCGATATTAGTTCCATGAAAAGAGACCCGGAAAAACGAAAGCACATGTGGGAGGTTGTCTCCTTAGAACTACATGGCCCTTAATTACTatttctatatgtaaatgttgtgcAAGTTGTGTCCTTCggaccagtgttgtaaaaaactaGATTACTCGCTGATTAATCCACGATTAATCATTTTAAGGAGCAATCCGTTCtgatttccaaaaatccgtttaattaaacggtcaacgtcaattgatggatcaaaatcgaatttggtaatcaaagtcagtcaaagtaaaaaatgattaacattttaacatgaatttaaactagaattttatagttttgaagcaaaattaacaattttagacaattatgttaaaaattatttttatatttatggttttttttttctatagttatacatataaattttaaaatttaatatttaaatgtatacagtacaatccgattaatccccaaattgccgattaatccttccaaagtcccgaccgattaatccccgaatagcgaattttgcaacctagcTTCGGACTACTTGTTCATTACTCATTTTTATATTTGTAAATTACTATGCTATATGTAAATTTTGTATTTTTGTCATTCGTAACGATCTCGCCCCCGGGGTAAAAaatttcaagttccgccactgaatATAAGTTTAACTTAATTTATTTAAAGAAGTCGTGAATAATAAATAATACATGAAAGTAAATTAAGGGATTTAATGATATTTAGTGAACATTTTTTTACAAGTGATTGATTATtttaagatatatataaataataaaggtAAATACTTCCTCCGTCTTAAATTTATCGTCTAATAACCCTTTTTTAGAATGTATCAAATTTTTTATGGGAGTTGATTCTCACACACTACATTTTGGTCTATGTACACCTAATTACCTAATCACCTAATCtacccttaattatacttataataataatataagttcaactttctAGGGATATAACTGTCAACTTATGAGACAAAAGTGTATagggatcaaaaagtggtgtgtgagaatcatctcccatTTTTTATACATTTTTATAAATTGATGACAAAAAGTTAGGTAAAGAGTAGAAAGTAAAAcagaaaagtaaaaaaaattaaaataatgtAATTGTGAGGTTtcttaaattttatttttttatctgaaaataataaatttaaaagagaggtgatccgtacaccacctctattttgccatacaccactaaataaatTTTCTGGACATTTTTACCCTTCCTTTTGTTCACTACCAACTCCCCTAACTTCTCAAAGGAAGGGTAAAACTGTTTAAATAAttattttggtggtgtatggcaaaaacaaggtggtgtacggatcaactcccaATTTAAAACTGATAGAGTATATATTTTGGATAGGAGATAGTATTTAAATTCTCGTTTTGGAAAAGGGAGAAATTTTCTGTGGACAAAA from Rutidosis leptorrhynchoides isolate AG116_Rl617_1_P2 chromosome 9, CSIRO_AGI_Rlap_v1, whole genome shotgun sequence harbors:
- the LOC139868473 gene encoding uncharacterized protein yields the protein MGERLKTQDKLKLWDLRANPVLKCLVCNDSIDSHAHLFFKCGYSAQIWRRICSLVQIHMGSDDWKVCRDRLVPIAHRNYSAVVVAKLCYAASVYFIWQERNSRLFNGKRRSVEQMFELIRSNVRLKLMTVRFKTSSQANQVKADWLLG